A region from the Chitinophaga sp. Cy-1792 genome encodes:
- a CDS encoding polysaccharide deacetylase family protein: MGKLSDVIFSATNFVANKIQQPAVILLYHRVTDLAADPQDLAVSPANFDAQLQHLKAAYNVLDADQFLYHVKEKKKFPERSVFITFDDGYADNYLEATPLLEKHAAPALFYITTSKLNTTLEQWWDDLERVLLTGRSLPANLNITINGGAHQFNTASSQHITDTYYALQGILRFCAPDVIDHAMQDLYTWAQCGPEGRPTHRMMTFDELKAMAKNPYVHIGCHTHRHPAVGMLPFQQQLEEIGQSKEILETLLQQPMKHFSYPFGSRKFLGTKRYYNADSIRACKELGLEMVCANYYGQVHSWSNPYALPRILVRDWSLDVFKTNMERFFKM, encoded by the coding sequence ATGGGAAAGCTTAGTGATGTGATATTCTCTGCAACGAATTTCGTTGCAAATAAAATACAGCAACCGGCTGTCATCCTGCTGTACCACAGGGTTACAGACCTTGCCGCCGATCCGCAGGACCTGGCAGTGAGTCCGGCAAATTTTGATGCACAGCTGCAACACCTCAAGGCAGCGTACAATGTTCTGGATGCAGATCAGTTTCTCTATCATGTTAAAGAGAAAAAGAAATTCCCGGAAAGGTCCGTATTTATTACGTTTGATGATGGCTACGCAGATAACTACCTGGAAGCAACGCCATTACTGGAAAAACATGCAGCACCCGCCTTGTTTTACATTACCACTTCCAAACTCAATACCACACTGGAACAATGGTGGGATGACCTGGAAAGGGTTTTGCTGACCGGAAGATCACTGCCGGCGAACTTAAATATTACCATCAATGGTGGTGCCCATCAGTTCAATACGGCATCTTCCCAACATATAACCGATACTTACTACGCTTTACAAGGTATCCTGCGATTCTGTGCACCGGATGTAATAGATCATGCCATGCAGGACCTGTACACCTGGGCGCAATGCGGTCCGGAAGGCAGGCCCACTCACCGCATGATGACATTCGATGAGCTGAAAGCCATGGCGAAAAATCCGTATGTACATATTGGTTGTCATACGCACCGGCACCCGGCAGTTGGCATGCTTCCTTTTCAGCAGCAGCTGGAAGAGATCGGCCAGAGCAAGGAAATCCTGGAGACATTATTACAGCAGCCAATGAAGCATTTTTCCTATCCATTCGGCAGCAGGAAGTTTCTCGGTACTAAAAGGTATTACAATGCCGACAGTATCAGGGCCTGCAAGGAGCTTGGACTGGAAATGGTATGTGCCAATTACTATGGTCAGGTGCATTCCTGGAGCAATCCATATGCGCTGCCAAGGATATTGGTAAGGGATTGGTCGCTGGATGTTTTCAAAACCAACATGGAACGCTTTTTTAAAATGTAA
- a CDS encoding methyltransferase domain-containing protein, translated as MLKKLLKKFRREVVAPANWENLRSVKPLSTKFGFDRGTPVDRYYIESFLQQNIAAIHGHVLEIAESSYSKQFGQHVTKFEVLHTKQDSHVTIVGDLTDIASLPENQIDSFICTQTFNFIYDYKAAIQGAYYLLKPGGTLLATLAGVSQISAYDMQRWGDYWRFTTKSAQQVFDEVFGEGNVTVKAYGNVLAATALFHGISAEEVTKEELDFNDPVYPVIISVIATKNTNGKA; from the coding sequence ATGCTTAAAAAATTACTCAAAAAATTCAGACGGGAAGTTGTAGCTCCTGCGAACTGGGAAAACCTGCGCAGTGTAAAACCGCTCTCCACCAAATTCGGATTTGACCGTGGTACCCCCGTCGACCGTTACTATATTGAAAGCTTCCTGCAACAAAACATTGCAGCTATTCACGGCCATGTACTGGAGATCGCGGAAAGTTCCTACTCCAAACAATTTGGTCAGCATGTTACCAAATTTGAAGTACTGCATACCAAACAGGATAGCCATGTAACAATCGTAGGCGACCTGACAGACATTGCTTCCTTACCGGAAAACCAGATCGATAGCTTCATCTGCACACAAACTTTCAATTTCATATACGATTATAAAGCGGCCATCCAGGGCGCATACTACCTGCTGAAGCCTGGAGGCACACTGCTGGCAACACTGGCAGGCGTTTCTCAGATATCGGCCTATGATATGCAGCGCTGGGGCGACTACTGGCGTTTTACGACAAAATCTGCACAGCAGGTATTTGATGAGGTATTTGGAGAAGGAAATGTTACCGTAAAAGCCTATGGCAACGTATTGGCTGCCACCGCACTTTTTCATGGAATCTCCGCGGAAGAAGTAACAAAAGAGGAACTGGATTTTAATGATCCGGTATATCCTGTTATTATCAGCGTCATTGCAACGAAGAATACGAATGGGAAAGCTTAG
- a CDS encoding C40 family peptidase, translating to MKLSVCALSLSSCSTLQKSTTKTSSRAAATTASNNEPGQRVRFIEGISTRPTPKVTSSQSSKMPAISRNVTMASANLENAATWQFKYAQLLDVPVESVLNQRLFSFLEEWMGTPYRMGGKTKDGIDCSGFVNLLMNTVFQLNLIGNSVALYSQVTRLSKTQLHEGDLVFFKIHHKRISHVGIYLENDKFVHASTSNGVMISDLKEAYWKKYYAGGGRL from the coding sequence GTGAAATTATCGGTATGTGCACTGTCACTAAGTTCCTGTTCGACGCTTCAGAAGAGTACCACCAAAACGTCTTCCAGAGCGGCTGCCACTACGGCGAGCAACAATGAGCCGGGGCAGCGGGTACGTTTTATTGAAGGAATCAGTACAAGGCCCACTCCAAAAGTTACCTCCAGTCAATCTTCCAAAATGCCTGCTATCAGCAGGAATGTTACCATGGCCAGCGCCAATCTTGAAAATGCCGCTACCTGGCAATTCAAGTATGCACAGTTGCTGGACGTTCCGGTAGAATCGGTGCTAAACCAGCGCCTGTTCAGCTTCCTGGAAGAATGGATGGGAACTCCCTATCGTATGGGAGGCAAAACAAAAGATGGTATCGACTGTTCAGGATTTGTGAATCTCCTCATGAATACCGTGTTTCAGCTGAACCTGATCGGTAACTCTGTTGCATTATACAGTCAGGTTACCCGTCTTTCCAAAACACAACTCCACGAAGGAGACCTCGTGTTTTTTAAAATACATCACAAGCGTATCTCCCATGTAGGCATCTACCTGGAAAATGATAAATTCGTACATGCCTCTACTTCCAATGGTGTCATGATCAGTGATCTGAAAGAGGCCTACTGGAAAAAATATTATGCCGGCGGAGGCAGACTATAA
- a CDS encoding glycosyltransferase, producing MELAPIVLFVYNRPELTLSTLEHLSRNAAAADSTLYVFCDGPKAGVSPEQQALVAETRRIVRSQQWCKEVIIEESAQNKGLANSIIYGVTKIVNEYGKIIVLEDDLVVAPHFLEYVNEALVKYEHDEKMLAVHGYIYPIAIPEELKDDTFAIHDPGCWGWGTWARAWRKFEPDSAKLIQQIQERGLRKPFDFWGGYPFFRMLHQQQQGKVSSWAIRWRAAAYLHDMLTLYPVKSLVRHDGNVPSATHHYTVHDYTYTELWPGTIPVKDIPVVNNLDIEKRFGVFLRKNAGMTIREKVRDKLIKIWRKIAGNA from the coding sequence ATGGAACTGGCGCCAATAGTATTATTTGTTTATAATCGTCCCGAACTGACTCTCAGTACTTTAGAGCATCTGAGTCGCAACGCAGCAGCTGCAGACAGCACGCTGTATGTCTTTTGTGATGGCCCGAAAGCGGGCGTATCACCGGAGCAGCAGGCCCTGGTGGCTGAAACCCGTCGGATCGTGCGTAGTCAGCAGTGGTGTAAAGAAGTGATCATAGAAGAATCGGCCCAGAACAAAGGCCTGGCCAATTCCATCATTTACGGCGTTACCAAAATTGTGAACGAGTACGGTAAAATCATCGTGCTGGAAGATGACCTGGTAGTAGCGCCACATTTCCTTGAATATGTAAACGAAGCCCTGGTGAAATACGAGCATGACGAAAAAATGCTTGCAGTTCACGGGTATATATATCCGATTGCCATTCCGGAAGAACTGAAGGACGATACCTTTGCCATTCATGATCCGGGATGCTGGGGTTGGGGTACCTGGGCCCGTGCCTGGCGCAAGTTTGAGCCAGACTCTGCCAAACTCATCCAGCAAATCCAGGAAAGAGGGTTGCGCAAACCATTTGATTTCTGGGGCGGATATCCTTTCTTCAGAATGTTGCACCAGCAACAGCAGGGCAAGGTAAGCTCCTGGGCCATCCGATGGAGAGCCGCCGCTTACCTGCACGACATGCTCACCCTGTACCCCGTTAAATCACTCGTACGGCATGACGGTAACGTGCCCAGTGCCACGCACCACTATACCGTACACGACTATACCTATACAGAACTCTGGCCAGGAACCATTCCCGTAAAGGATATTCCGGTTGTGAACAACCTGGATATTGAAAAGCGCTTCGGGGTTTTTCTGCGTAAAAATGCCGGAATGACCATCAGGGAAAAAGTTAGAGATAAGCTCATAAAAATCTGGCGCAAAATTGCAGGCAATGCTTAA